From Quercus lobata isolate SW786 chromosome 1, ValleyOak3.0 Primary Assembly, whole genome shotgun sequence, one genomic window encodes:
- the LOC115974065 gene encoding golgin candidate 3-like isoform X2, giving the protein MDEDNEIFKLQKHCQYLEEYLQQEISKQDSSKNIEILNDLIREKSAEILNLQKALGGCTAEIDIQERQFKGQLARAKEEAAKLSKLLGDANQQAEVSKREKEEILAKFSQAEKMLEEWKNRVHKLEEDNAKVQRCLENSIATLNRLSMDFKNHVDRRLVIKLLVTYFQRNHSNEVLDLMVRILQFSDEEKQRIGAAQQGVVRGVLGLPGRLGGGILGGSLAESAALENQSLAALWVDFLLKETERERRDLEDDAGRPKKDSH; this is encoded by the exons ATGGACGAGGATAATGAAAtctttaaactacaaaaacattGTCAATATTTGGAAGAGTATTTGCAGCAGGAAATTTCAAAACAAGATTCGTCCAAGAACATTGAAATTCTGAATGACTTAATTCGTGAAAAATCTGCTGAGATTTTAAATCTACAAAAAGCTTTGGGTGGCTGCACTGCTGAAATTGATATACAG GAGAGACAATTCAAAGGACAGTTGGCACGGGCAAAAGAAGAAGCAGCTAAACTTTCAAAGCTTTTGGGA GATGCAAATCAACAGGCAGAAGTATCAAAGCgagaaaaggaagaaatatTGGCAAAGTTTTCCCAAGCTGAAAAGATGCTAGAAGAATGGAAAAACAGAGTACATAAGCTTGAGGAAGACAATGCAAAAGTACAGCGTTGTCTTGAGAATAGTATAGCAACTCTTAATCGGTTGTCAATGGATTTCAAAAATCATGTTGACAG GCGCCTTGTGATCAAATTACTAGTGACCTACTTCCAAAGAAATCACAGCAACGAG GTTCTGGATCTTATGGTTCGCATTCTGCAATTCTCTGATGAAGAAAAGCAAAGAATTGGTGCTGCTCAACAAGGTGTTGTTCGTGGAGTACTAGGGCTACCTGGCCGCCTAGGTGGTGGCATCCTGGGAGGAAGTTTGGCTGAATCAGCGGCATTGGAAAACCAG TCCCTTGCAGCTCTGTGGGTCGATTTTCTTCTGAAGGAAACTGAAAGAGAGCGTAGGGATTTGGAAGATGATGCTGGGAGACCTAAAAAAGATTCACATTGA
- the LOC115974065 gene encoding golgin candidate 3-like isoform X1, with amino-acid sequence MMTDHFLLEISNKLKEITLSLEERMQQMQQESSAIATVASQNEFEVSEKMDEDNEIFKLQKHCQYLEEYLQQEISKQDSSKNIEILNDLIREKSAEILNLQKALGGCTAEIDIQERQFKGQLARAKEEAAKLSKLLGDANQQAEVSKREKEEILAKFSQAEKMLEEWKNRVHKLEEDNAKVQRCLENSIATLNRLSMDFKNHVDRRLVIKLLVTYFQRNHSNEVLDLMVRILQFSDEEKQRIGAAQQGVVRGVLGLPGRLGGGILGGSLAESAALENQSLAALWVDFLLKETERERRDLEDDAGRPKKDSH; translated from the exons ATGATGACTGATCACTTCTTGCTTGAAATCTCCAACAAATTAAAGGAAATAACCCTCTCTTTAGAGGAAAGAATGCAGCAAATGCAGCAAGAATCTTCCGCCATAGCTACAGTAGCTAGTCAAAAC GAATTTGAAGTCTCTGAAAAAATGGACGAGGATAATGAAAtctttaaactacaaaaacattGTCAATATTTGGAAGAGTATTTGCAGCAGGAAATTTCAAAACAAGATTCGTCCAAGAACATTGAAATTCTGAATGACTTAATTCGTGAAAAATCTGCTGAGATTTTAAATCTACAAAAAGCTTTGGGTGGCTGCACTGCTGAAATTGATATACAG GAGAGACAATTCAAAGGACAGTTGGCACGGGCAAAAGAAGAAGCAGCTAAACTTTCAAAGCTTTTGGGA GATGCAAATCAACAGGCAGAAGTATCAAAGCgagaaaaggaagaaatatTGGCAAAGTTTTCCCAAGCTGAAAAGATGCTAGAAGAATGGAAAAACAGAGTACATAAGCTTGAGGAAGACAATGCAAAAGTACAGCGTTGTCTTGAGAATAGTATAGCAACTCTTAATCGGTTGTCAATGGATTTCAAAAATCATGTTGACAG GCGCCTTGTGATCAAATTACTAGTGACCTACTTCCAAAGAAATCACAGCAACGAG GTTCTGGATCTTATGGTTCGCATTCTGCAATTCTCTGATGAAGAAAAGCAAAGAATTGGTGCTGCTCAACAAGGTGTTGTTCGTGGAGTACTAGGGCTACCTGGCCGCCTAGGTGGTGGCATCCTGGGAGGAAGTTTGGCTGAATCAGCGGCATTGGAAAACCAG TCCCTTGCAGCTCTGTGGGTCGATTTTCTTCTGAAGGAAACTGAAAGAGAGCGTAGGGATTTGGAAGATGATGCTGGGAGACCTAAAAAAGATTCACATTGA